A DNA window from Selenomonas sp. oral taxon 126 contains the following coding sequences:
- a CDS encoding secretion protein HlyD, which translates to MFCPVKETNRTHSIDYVEDLSTKRGRKRCAKMTGLNLSVLP; encoded by the coding sequence ATTTTTTGTCCTGTCAAGGAGACAAACCGGACGCATAGCATAGACTATGTGGAGGATTTGTCGACGAAGAGAGGGCGAAAAAGATGCGCCAAGATGACAGGGCTGAATTTATCAGTGCTTCCTTAA
- a CDS encoding NAD(P)/FAD-dependent oxidoreductase gives MKKIVVVGAGPAGMMAAAAAAECGGRVLLLEKMPRVGRKMMITGKGRCNVTSADEIPDIIKNIVGNGRFLNSSLRAFDNADVMAFFEGLGVPLKTERGNRVFPESDRALDVVDAMLRHLHDQKVEIRTNAAVTELIIEDGRVCGVRLADGTRIEAAAVILATGGASYPATGSTGDGYALARAAGHTVTELFPALVPLVTSDEWVKDVQGLSLRNVRAMLYHAGKKGQDFFGEMLFTHFGVTGPIILQLSRRASELFAAGERALELRLNLKPALTHEKLRERVERDFTAYEQKQLHNGMIDLLPKRLIDPVLRAAELSPERVVGQISSKERERLVQTLQALPLTVTGTRPLAEAIVTAGGVATREIDPRTMESKIVKHLYFVGELVDVDAYTGGYNLQAAFSMGHAAGSYSVWDLEGDK, from the coding sequence GTGAAGAAGATCGTAGTCGTGGGCGCGGGACCTGCGGGGATGATGGCGGCAGCCGCAGCGGCGGAGTGCGGCGGGCGCGTCCTGCTCCTCGAGAAGATGCCGCGCGTCGGGCGCAAGATGATGATTACGGGAAAGGGACGCTGCAACGTCACAAGCGCAGACGAGATTCCTGACATCATCAAAAATATTGTGGGCAACGGCAGATTTCTCAACAGCAGTCTGCGCGCCTTTGACAATGCCGATGTCATGGCGTTCTTCGAGGGGCTGGGCGTGCCGCTCAAGACGGAGCGCGGCAACCGCGTCTTTCCGGAGAGTGACCGCGCGCTCGATGTGGTGGACGCCATGCTCCGCCATCTGCACGATCAAAAGGTTGAGATTCGTACGAATGCAGCGGTGACGGAACTCATTATCGAGGATGGCCGTGTGTGCGGTGTCCGCCTTGCGGACGGCACGCGTATCGAGGCGGCTGCCGTTATTCTCGCAACGGGCGGTGCCTCCTATCCCGCGACGGGCTCGACGGGTGACGGCTACGCACTCGCGCGTGCGGCGGGGCACACGGTCACAGAGCTTTTCCCCGCACTCGTCCCGCTCGTGACAAGTGATGAGTGGGTGAAGGATGTGCAGGGACTCTCGCTGCGCAATGTCCGTGCGATGCTCTACCATGCGGGCAAAAAGGGACAGGACTTCTTCGGGGAGATGCTCTTCACGCATTTCGGCGTAACCGGCCCCATCATTCTTCAGCTGAGCCGCCGCGCATCGGAACTCTTTGCGGCGGGAGAGCGGGCACTGGAACTTCGTCTGAATCTGAAACCCGCACTGACGCACGAGAAGCTGCGCGAGCGCGTGGAACGGGACTTTACGGCGTACGAACAGAAGCAACTTCATAACGGTATGATCGACCTTCTGCCCAAGCGGCTGATTGACCCCGTTCTTCGTGCAGCAGAGCTTTCACCCGAGCGCGTCGTCGGACAGATTTCGTCAAAGGAGCGGGAGCGACTCGTACAGACATTGCAGGCGTTGCCGCTGACGGTCACGGGGACGCGTCCCCTTGCAGAGGCGATTGTGACAGCGGGCGGCGTTGCAACGCGGGAGATCGACCCGCGCACAATGGAGTCCAAGATCGTAAAGCATCTCTACTTCGTCGGCGAGTTGGTCGACGTGGATGCGTATACGGGCGGCTACAATTTACAGGCGGCGTTTTCGATGGGACATGCCGCAGGTTCTTACAGTGTGTGGGATTTGGAAGGGGACAAGTGA
- the aroA gene encoding 3-phosphoshikimate 1-carboxyvinyltransferase: MAETQTIAPVRHGWQGEVEIPGDKSISHRSVMFAGLGNTPVHIRNFLHAADCLSTVGVMRALGVDVEFLNEHELIVTGKGLHGLTEPTTVLDAGNSGTTLRLMMGLLAPQPFLSTFCGDASLTRRPMGRVLRPLSQMGAQIYGRSGNNNLPLTIVPTAEKLRGIRYESPVASAQVKSAILLAGLYADAPTTVTEPYVSRDHTEQMLAGFGVRLARTGASVTLFPVEEGGYRAPDEITVPGDISSAAYFLVAGTIIEGSRLLLKNVGVNPTRTGILDVLTGMGAHIQLTNERTSGGERVADIIVASASLRGVSFGAEIMPRLIDEIPVIAVATLFAEGDTVITGAGELRVKETDRLHAIAEEFQKLAPGSVEEQEDGLIIHGKTAIRQAQVRSWGDHRMAMSLAVLGAAAEGVRIEEPESVNISYPTFFSEIERLSKGGSL, from the coding sequence ATGGCAGAGACTCAGACGATTGCGCCCGTGCGGCACGGCTGGCAGGGCGAGGTCGAGATTCCGGGGGACAAATCCATCTCGCACCGCAGCGTCATGTTTGCGGGGCTGGGCAATACGCCCGTTCATATCAGGAATTTTCTCCATGCGGCGGACTGCCTCTCGACGGTCGGCGTCATGCGCGCGCTCGGCGTGGATGTGGAGTTTTTGAATGAGCACGAGCTGATCGTCACGGGGAAGGGACTGCACGGGCTGACCGAGCCGACGACGGTGCTCGACGCAGGAAATTCGGGGACAACCCTGCGGCTCATGATGGGACTGCTCGCCCCGCAGCCGTTTCTCTCGACATTTTGCGGTGATGCCTCACTGACGCGCCGTCCAATGGGGCGTGTCCTCCGCCCGCTCTCTCAGATGGGTGCACAGATCTACGGACGGAGTGGGAACAACAACCTCCCGCTCACGATCGTGCCGACGGCGGAGAAGCTGCGCGGTATCCGCTACGAAAGCCCCGTTGCGAGTGCACAGGTAAAGTCCGCGATTCTGCTTGCGGGACTCTATGCGGACGCACCGACCACGGTGACGGAGCCGTACGTCTCGCGCGACCATACGGAGCAGATGCTTGCAGGCTTCGGCGTCCGCCTTGCGCGCACGGGGGCGAGCGTTACTTTATTCCCCGTGGAGGAGGGCGGCTATCGTGCCCCCGATGAAATCACCGTGCCGGGCGACATCAGCTCTGCGGCGTACTTCCTCGTGGCGGGGACGATTATCGAAGGCAGTCGCCTCCTGCTCAAAAATGTGGGCGTCAATCCGACGCGCACGGGCATTCTCGACGTGCTCACAGGGATGGGCGCGCATATCCAACTGACAAACGAGCGCACGAGCGGCGGGGAGCGCGTGGCAGACATTATCGTCGCGTCGGCGTCCCTGCGTGGCGTATCCTTTGGCGCGGAGATCATGCCGCGCCTCATCGACGAGATCCCCGTGATTGCCGTCGCCACGCTCTTTGCCGAGGGCGATACCGTCATCACGGGCGCGGGCGAGCTGCGTGTGAAGGAGACCGACCGCCTCCACGCAATCGCAGAGGAGTTTCAAAAGCTCGCGCCCGGCAGCGTCGAGGAGCAGGAGGACGGGCTCATCATTCACGGAAAAACGGCGATTCGTCAGGCGCAGGTTCGCAGCTGGGGCGATCACCGCATGGCAATGTCGCTTGCCGTTCTTGGTGCGGCGGCGGAGGGCGTTCGGATCGAGGAGCCGGAGAGCGTGAATATCTCATATCCGACATTCTTCTCCGAGATTGAGCGTCTGAGCAAAGGAGGATCTTTATGA
- the cmk gene encoding (d)CMP kinase: MKRVIAIDGPAGAGKSTVAKIVAEKLGYTYIDTGAMYRGVAWKTLRDDKDAPDEAILRAVHDIDVRLACTESGTRVTVDGTDVTAEIRTPEVTHIVSRVAALGPVREKMVELQRAMAADSAVVMDGRDIGTNVLPNADVKIFLTASVEERARRRYDEMVAKGYAVNFDALKDEIASRDKQDSERAISPLRQAEDAVLLDSTALTIDEVVARILELSE; this comes from the coding sequence ATGAAGCGTGTAATTGCGATTGATGGTCCCGCAGGTGCGGGCAAGAGCACCGTCGCCAAGATTGTGGCGGAAAAGCTCGGCTATACCTATATCGACACGGGCGCGATGTATCGCGGCGTCGCGTGGAAAACCTTGCGGGACGACAAGGACGCACCCGATGAGGCGATCCTGCGCGCCGTTCATGACATCGACGTGCGTCTTGCCTGCACGGAGAGCGGCACGCGCGTAACGGTCGACGGCACGGATGTGACGGCTGAGATCCGCACGCCCGAGGTCACGCATATCGTCTCGCGCGTCGCGGCACTCGGCCCCGTCCGCGAGAAGATGGTGGAGCTGCAGCGTGCGATGGCGGCGGACAGTGCCGTCGTGATGGACGGGCGCGACATCGGGACGAATGTGCTGCCAAATGCCGACGTGAAGATCTTCCTCACGGCGTCCGTGGAGGAGCGCGCGCGCCGCCGCTATGACGAGATGGTGGCAAAGGGCTATGCGGTCAATTTCGACGCACTGAAGGATGAGATTGCCTCCCGTGACAAGCAGGACAGCGAGCGCGCAATCTCGCCCCTGCGTCAGGCGGAGGACGCCGTGCTGCTCGACTCGACGGCGCTCACGATCGACGAGGTTGTCGCGCGGATCTTGGAACTCTCGGAATAG
- a CDS encoding DNA polymerase III subunit alpha gives MAFAHLHVHTEYSLLDGASRVKELVRRTKELGMDAVAMTDHGVMYGAVRFYKEAKAQGIHPIIGCEVYLAPRLRQERAEVDGTRYYHLILLAENETGYRNLVQLISLANIEGYYYKPRVDKELLRKYHEGIIALSACVAGEIPQAILRENMQQADELVREYVEIFGKENFFLEIQDHGLPEEKTVNRALRDLAKKHDIGLVATNDVHYVNAGDSEFHDILLCVQTGRTINDPDRMKFSGSDYYLKSEQEMTALFSDYPGAIENTAKIAARCQVDFTFGELQLPFYPIPESFESDDAYLRALCEERIPTRYPNVTDEIHARMDYELGVIRDMGYASYFLIVWDFINYAREHGVAVGPGRGSAAGSIVAYLLGITNIDPLQYALLFERFLNPERVSMPDIDIDFDDINRGRVISYVKERYGEDHVAQIATFGTMGAKGAIRDVGRVLEMSFSEVSAITKLVPAELNITLERALKESADFRRAYEADENVARVIDLARKIEGLPRNTSIHAAGVVIAKNPLSSQVPVWVSEGTLVTEFDKDDVEALGLLKMDFLGLRTLTIIADTVQHVRASHGIELDVDAIPLVDEKTSQMLCDGDTGAVFQMESAGMTNLVKDLQPKGFVDLIPTVALYRPGPLGSGMVTDFIDGLHGKKEVVYMHPLLEPILKETFGVVLYQEQVMQIVQVLAGFSLGQADLLRRAMGKKKHDLLMAQKEIFLQGCAKNAIEAGLANHIFDLLTHFADYGFNKSHSAAYGLLAWQTAYLKAHYPVEFMAGVLTSIMDKTDKIPVYIQLCRQMGIKILPPDINSSAATFGIENGAIRFGLAAVRNVGENAIVSMERVRAEGGQFRSLVDFCARVDMRTVNKRAIESLIKCGAFDSLGMERNQLLVSLDAAMQDAARRQRDLMSGQIGLFGEDTMEEVHQIQIPSDVPPSTARERLTWEKEATGFYITGHPLDDYSETLGGLLSIGEIPNAVKRDRQLVRIGGILTSTKRFTTKKGDTMLFAELEDFSGKIEVTVFPRVFYAHVSDLETDMILVVEGHVDTTGEEPKLLADKIWRMSEYRASFYLIPSADADRRTLWIEMQELFAAHPGDHPVYVRSDGSWRPLNENYWIDGSAAVRQALTALMGERAVKVR, from the coding sequence ATGGCCTTTGCACATCTGCACGTGCATACCGAGTACAGTCTGCTGGACGGCGCGAGTCGGGTCAAGGAGCTCGTTCGGCGTACGAAGGAGCTCGGCATGGACGCAGTCGCTATGACCGACCACGGCGTTATGTACGGTGCTGTCCGATTCTATAAGGAAGCAAAGGCGCAGGGCATCCATCCCATCATCGGCTGCGAGGTCTATCTCGCGCCGCGTTTGCGGCAGGAGCGCGCGGAGGTGGACGGCACACGCTACTACCATCTGATCCTCCTCGCCGAGAACGAAACGGGCTATCGCAATCTGGTGCAGCTAATATCCCTCGCAAATATCGAGGGATATTATTATAAGCCGCGTGTGGACAAGGAGCTCCTGCGGAAATACCACGAGGGAATTATTGCGCTCTCTGCCTGTGTGGCGGGGGAGATCCCGCAGGCGATTCTGCGGGAGAATATGCAGCAGGCAGATGAACTCGTGCGTGAATACGTGGAAATCTTTGGGAAGGAGAACTTCTTTCTCGAGATACAGGATCACGGGCTGCCCGAGGAAAAGACGGTCAACCGTGCGCTCCGCGATCTTGCTAAAAAACATGACATTGGGCTCGTTGCAACAAACGATGTACACTATGTCAATGCGGGAGACAGCGAATTTCATGATATCCTCCTCTGTGTGCAGACGGGGAGAACCATCAACGATCCCGACCGCATGAAGTTTTCGGGATCCGACTACTATCTGAAGTCGGAGCAGGAGATGACGGCGCTCTTTTCGGACTATCCGGGAGCGATTGAGAATACGGCGAAGATTGCTGCGCGCTGTCAGGTGGACTTCACCTTCGGGGAGCTGCAGCTGCCGTTCTATCCCATCCCTGAGAGCTTTGAGAGTGATGATGCATATCTGCGTGCTCTGTGTGAGGAACGTATTCCCACGCGTTATCCGAATGTAACAGATGAAATTCATGCGCGGATGGACTACGAGCTCGGCGTCATTCGCGACATGGGATATGCTAGCTACTTCCTTATTGTGTGGGACTTCATCAACTACGCGCGGGAGCACGGTGTTGCCGTGGGCCCCGGGCGCGGCTCGGCGGCTGGCAGTATCGTTGCTTATCTGCTCGGCATTACGAATATCGACCCCCTGCAATATGCGCTCCTCTTCGAGCGTTTTCTCAACCCCGAACGCGTGTCGATGCCGGATATCGATATCGACTTTGACGACATCAATCGCGGTCGGGTGATTTCGTATGTCAAGGAGCGCTACGGCGAGGATCATGTCGCGCAGATTGCCACCTTTGGTACAATGGGGGCAAAGGGCGCGATTCGCGATGTCGGGCGCGTCCTCGAAATGTCGTTCAGCGAGGTCTCCGCGATCACAAAGCTCGTGCCCGCAGAGCTGAATATCACATTGGAGCGTGCACTCAAGGAGTCGGCGGATTTTCGCCGTGCCTACGAAGCGGATGAGAATGTCGCAAGAGTGATCGATCTCGCACGTAAGATCGAGGGGCTGCCGCGCAATACCTCCATCCATGCGGCAGGCGTTGTGATTGCGAAGAATCCGCTCTCGAGTCAGGTGCCCGTCTGGGTCTCCGAGGGCACGCTCGTCACGGAGTTCGACAAGGATGACGTGGAGGCGCTCGGTCTTCTCAAGATGGACTTTCTGGGGCTGCGCACGCTCACCATCATTGCGGATACGGTGCAGCATGTGCGTGCCTCACACGGCATAGAACTGGATGTCGATGCGATTCCGCTTGTTGATGAAAAAACATCACAAATGCTGTGCGATGGCGATACGGGGGCTGTCTTTCAGATGGAGTCTGCGGGTATGACGAATCTCGTCAAGGACTTGCAGCCGAAGGGCTTCGTCGATCTCATTCCGACGGTTGCGCTCTATCGTCCGGGGCCGCTCGGCAGTGGGATGGTGACGGACTTCATCGACGGCCTGCACGGGAAGAAAGAGGTCGTCTACATGCACCCCCTGCTCGAGCCGATTCTCAAGGAGACGTTCGGCGTCGTACTCTATCAGGAGCAGGTCATGCAGATTGTGCAGGTGCTCGCGGGATTCAGTCTCGGTCAGGCGGATCTCCTGCGCCGTGCGATGGGGAAGAAGAAGCACGACCTCCTGATGGCGCAGAAGGAGATCTTCTTGCAGGGCTGCGCAAAGAACGCAATTGAGGCGGGGCTGGCAAACCATATCTTTGACCTCCTGACGCATTTTGCGGACTATGGGTTCAACAAGTCCCACAGCGCCGCCTATGGACTGCTCGCATGGCAGACAGCGTACCTCAAGGCGCATTACCCTGTCGAGTTTATGGCGGGCGTTCTGACGAGCATTATGGACAAGACGGACAAGATTCCCGTCTACATTCAGCTCTGTCGCCAGATGGGGATTAAGATTCTGCCGCCCGACATCAACTCGAGTGCGGCGACATTCGGCATCGAGAACGGGGCGATCCGCTTCGGGCTTGCCGCCGTGCGCAATGTCGGCGAGAATGCGATTGTGAGCATGGAGCGCGTGCGCGCGGAGGGCGGACAGTTCCGCTCGCTTGTGGACTTCTGCGCGCGCGTCGATATGCGTACGGTCAACAAGCGTGCAATCGAGAGCCTCATCAAATGCGGTGCGTTCGACAGTCTCGGCATGGAGCGCAATCAGCTTCTCGTATCGCTCGATGCCGCAATGCAGGATGCGGCGCGTCGTCAGCGCGATCTCATGAGCGGGCAGATCGGCCTCTTTGGTGAGGACACGATGGAGGAGGTTCATCAGATTCAGATTCCGTCCGATGTTCCGCCGAGCACGGCGCGTGAGCGCCTGACGTGGGAGAAGGAAGCGACGGGCTTCTACATCACGGGACATCCGCTCGATGATTACAGCGAAACGCTCGGCGGACTCCTCTCCATCGGCGAGATTCCGAATGCGGTGAAGAGGGATCGCCAGCTCGTGCGGATCGGGGGCATACTGACGAGCACGAAGCGCTTTACGACGAAGAAGGGTGACACCATGCTCTTCGCCGAGCTCGAGGATTTCAGCGGCAAGATCGAAGTCACCGTGTTTCCGCGCGTCTTCTATGCGCACGTGTCCGATTTGGAGACGGATATGATTCTCGTCGTGGAGGGGCATGTCGATACAACGGGCGAGGAGCCGAAGCTGCTCGCCGATAAGATTTGGCGGATGAGCGAATATCGCGCCTCCTTCTATCTGATTCCGTCCGCCGATGCCGACCGCCGTACGCTGTGGATCGAGATGCAGGAACTCTTTGCCGCGCATCCGGGGGATCATCCCGTCTATGTCCGCAGTGACGGGAGCTGGCGTCCGCTGAATGAAAATTACTGGATTGACGGCTCGGCGGCGGTGCGTCAGGCTCTTACGGCGCTTATGGGTGAGCGCGCGGTCAAAGTGCGATAG